Within Bacillus sp. E(2018), the genomic segment GATCCATGATTTTTTCTTGCTCTGATAGGGATAAGATCTGAATTGATTTCTCTGTATGTATGGCCACAATCATCTCTCCTTATTCTGCTATATGCTTATCTTTCTCTCTCAATGTTTAAAGTCCTTCGAGGTCTTGTTTCCTTTTTTTCGCATATGAATAAAAGGACAACGTGTACAAGGAGATGCACTTTTCGTATGAATATATTTTTTAGAGGAGTATTGTTACTTGCTGCTGCTGCATTAGTCGGTGAAAGTTTAGAATTTATTGTTAATATGGTGTTAGCTAGAGAATTAGGTGAATTAGGACTCGGTCATTATATGTCAATCTTTCCAACCGTCATCTTAATCATAATTGTAGCGAGTTTGGAATTGCCGATTTCTATTTCAAAGTTTGTTGCGGAAAAAGAGGATAAACAACACTTTAGCATGCTGAAACATGCTACAAAAATGACGATATTGTTGACTGTAGCTATGATCGTGCTCGCTTTGGTAATTTTGCCTTTCATACCTGTTTTCAATAGTTATCATCCGTTAGTAAGATGGCTTATGGTCCTATTAATCCCTTTAATTTCTCTAACTTCAATAGCTCGAGGGTATTTTATGGGTAAACAGCAGATGGGTAAGTTAGCGTTCTCAAACTTATTCCGAAAGTTGGCTCAGCTCATCTTGTTGACAGGTATTTATCAGTTGTTTTCTTTTGATAATGAAACAGCAATCCTTATCGCTTTAGCCACTTTTGTAGGAAGTGAACTTGTCGTTTTCGTCTACCTTTTCACGGCATATTTAATTCAATACAAAAGAATGAAATCTCACAACAACGAACATCTCTCTTCAAATGAAGTAACTAGAAGTCTTATGGCTGTAACGATCCCGACTACTGGATTGCGACTTTTTCATGCAGTTACAAATGCCATACAGCCGTTTTTAATCAAATATTCATTGTCACTTGCAGGTTTTTCAGGAGTTGCAGCAACAGAAGAGTTTGGCTTATTGGCAGGCGTAGCGATATCAATCGGATTCTTCCCAGCTTTTATCGCGCACTCTCTTTTGGTCGTCTTAATCCCTACAGTTTCAGAAGCTACAGCTAAAAAAGACGTAGAAAAATTGAAAAGCCTTCTTATTCGTGTGATGGGTATAACTGCATTATATGGGTTTCCAGCTGTTGCTATCTTTTTAATGTTCTCAGAAAAACTTACCTTAATGTTCTTTCATTCACAATCCGCAGCTACGTATTTAGAATTATTGTGGCCGAGTTTTTTATTTACTTTTTTTCTCATACCTCTCCAAGCTTATTTGATCGGTCTAGGGTTAATTACAACAGCATTTGTACAGTCAGTGTGGTCAACTACATTATCTTTTGTTCTTATGTACATGTTAGGATCTCAACCAACATTAGGAATGCATGGCATCATCATAGGAATGAACGCAGGTTCCGTGCTCTTAATGCTTCTACATTACTTCTCTGTATGTAAAGCGATCGGAATCAACACATGGTTGAGTGCAAGAAATAACTATCAAGATTAAAAAAGCGCTTAAGCAGGAAATATATTCTGCTTAAGCGCTTTTGCGTTATCTACACACTCGTTGAGGTTGTTTGTGCTAAGAGTGCCTGAACGCCATATTTGGTTTGTTCTTGTTTTTTAAATAACCATTGTGACGGGATTCGAGAACGAAGAAAATCAAGCTGTTCATCTGAGAGGTTCATATCAATGCCATATTCATTCATTAAAAAGTCTTTGTTTTCTTCTAGCTTATATTTGGTTTGTATTAAGTTCAGCAACCCCCTGATGGTAATAAACTTGAAGGTGTAACCCATCGTAATGGCAGAGACAACCGTTTCCCAGTTTTTTTCTGCAAATTCGAAAAAGTAAGTCCAGCTTGACTCTTCTTTACCAACATGACGAAGTGCTTCATAATTTCTCGTTCTTATCACTTCTAGCAATCGTTCTCCAGAAACACCGCCCGCTATAGCTGATTCCAGCAATAAGCCGATAGGCATCGATAACTTAACCATTCTTTACTCTCCTCTAAATCCTATTTCATTGCTACTTCTCCATTTCTTTTTGTAGCAAGTCTCCAAATAATGAATAACAAAAGTAAAATTGCTAATGTAAAACTCGTATAAGTAAGTACATCGATCTCTCCCTTATGCCTAACCCCTATTCCGACATAAGCCCACACAAAGACGAGTGGATAAATAACATCTTTGTTTAAAAGCGTAAAAAAGATGGCTAATCCTGTTCCAACGATCAGCATAATCACAGTCCAAGTAACAGATGTTAGTCCAAAACCATTCCATCCGCTATATTTTAAAACAACAGCT encodes:
- a CDS encoding oligosaccharide flippase family protein — translated: MNIFFRGVLLLAAAALVGESLEFIVNMVLARELGELGLGHYMSIFPTVILIIIVASLELPISISKFVAEKEDKQHFSMLKHATKMTILLTVAMIVLALVILPFIPVFNSYHPLVRWLMVLLIPLISLTSIARGYFMGKQQMGKLAFSNLFRKLAQLILLTGIYQLFSFDNETAILIALATFVGSELVVFVYLFTAYLIQYKRMKSHNNEHLSSNEVTRSLMAVTIPTTGLRLFHAVTNAIQPFLIKYSLSLAGFSGVAATEEFGLLAGVAISIGFFPAFIAHSLLVVLIPTVSEATAKKDVEKLKSLLIRVMGITALYGFPAVAIFLMFSEKLTLMFFHSQSAATYLELLWPSFLFTFFLIPLQAYLIGLGLITTAFVQSVWSTTLSFVLMYMLGSQPTLGMHGIIIGMNAGSVLLMLLHYFSVCKAIGINTWLSARNNYQD